Proteins from a single region of Hordeum vulgare subsp. vulgare chromosome 6H, MorexV3_pseudomolecules_assembly, whole genome shotgun sequence:
- the LOC123404025 gene encoding probable transcription factor KAN2 isoform X1 — MELFPRQPDLALQISTTSSSSSPPAAPPGSWGRPPDAATGAGTMDHFGHHLGFLRADNAGKDGTPPSPWTPPPPSAAGYSNHISNHYHHRMNALLKPIRGVPIYHHHPSFQQLQHQHMAMAYRSSGVSGGGGFLSSRSRFPPGRRSVRAPRMRWTTTLHARFVHAVELLGGHERATPKSVLELMDVKDLTLAHVKSHLQMYRTIKSTDKPMTSPGQNEGFDNGSAGEISDESLPEALNTHRATDQNGTSANSHSSSSYNNGGLWSNSSSRVGWPAFGTNSTENRGQCHKEADASKSLELSAEMNLSCISDQTSSPPVPNLEFTLGRTHH; from the exons ATGGAGCTGTTCCCCCGGCAGCCGGACCTTGCGCTGCAGATCAGCACCAccagctcctcctcctcgccgccggccgcgCCGCCGGGCAGCTGGGGGCGCCCACCGGACGCCGCCACCGGGGCCGGCACCATGGATCACTTCGGCCACCACCTAGGGTTTCTGCGAGCCGACAACGCCGGCAAAGACggcacgccgccgtcgccgtggacgccgccgccgccttcgGCCGCGGGCTACTCCAACCACATCAGCAACCACTACCACCACCGGATGAACGCCTTGCTCAAGCCGATAAGAGGGGTCCCAATCTACCACCACCACCCCTCCTTCCAGCAGCTCCAGCACCAGCACATGGCCATGGCCTACCGGAGCAGCGGCgttagcggcggcggcggcttcctgTCGTCGAGGTCTAGGTTCCCGCCTGGGCGGCGGAGCGTCAGGGCGCCGAGGATGCGGTGGACCACTACGCTGCACGCGCGCTTCGTGCACGCCGTCGAGCTCCTGGGAGGCCATGAGA GAGCCACTCCCAAGTCAGTGCTGGAGCTGATGGATGTGAAGGATCTCACCTTGGCACATGTCAAGTCTCACTTGCAG ATGTATCGCACGATAAAGAGTACCGACAAACCCATGACTTCACCag GACAAAATGAAGGATTCGATAATGGATCAGCAGGTGAGATCTCCGACGAGAGCTTGCCAGAGGCCCTCAACACCCACAGGGCCACAGATCAAAATGGAACCAGTGCAAATTCACACAGCAGCAGCAGCTACAACAATGGTGGTCTGTGGAGCAACTCCTCAAG CAGGGTAGGATGGCCTGCTTTCGGCACAAATAGCACCGAAAATAGAGGACAGTGCCACAAG GAAGCGGATGCATCAAAGAGCCTTGAGCTGTCGGCGGAGATGAACTTGTCGTGCATCTCCGATCAAACATCGAGTCCGCCGGTGCCGAACCTTGAGTTCACCCTAGGGAGGACACACCATTAA
- the LOC123404025 gene encoding probable transcription factor KAN2 isoform X2: protein MELFPRQPDLALQISTTSSSSSPPAAPPGSWGRPPDAATGAGTMDHFGHHLGFLRADNAGKDGTPPSPWTPPPPSAAGYSNHISNHYHHRMNALLKPIRGVPIYHHHPSFQQLQHQHMAMAYRSSGVSGGGGFLSSRSRFPPGRRSVRAPRMRWTTTLHARFVHAVELLGGHERATPKSVLELMDVKDLTLAHVKSHLQMYRTIKSTDKPMTSPGQNEGFDNGSAGEISDESLPEALNTHRATDQNGTSANSHSSSSYNNGGLWSNSSRVGWPAFGTNSTENRGQCHKEADASKSLELSAEMNLSCISDQTSSPPVPNLEFTLGRTHH, encoded by the exons ATGGAGCTGTTCCCCCGGCAGCCGGACCTTGCGCTGCAGATCAGCACCAccagctcctcctcctcgccgccggccgcgCCGCCGGGCAGCTGGGGGCGCCCACCGGACGCCGCCACCGGGGCCGGCACCATGGATCACTTCGGCCACCACCTAGGGTTTCTGCGAGCCGACAACGCCGGCAAAGACggcacgccgccgtcgccgtggacgccgccgccgccttcgGCCGCGGGCTACTCCAACCACATCAGCAACCACTACCACCACCGGATGAACGCCTTGCTCAAGCCGATAAGAGGGGTCCCAATCTACCACCACCACCCCTCCTTCCAGCAGCTCCAGCACCAGCACATGGCCATGGCCTACCGGAGCAGCGGCgttagcggcggcggcggcttcctgTCGTCGAGGTCTAGGTTCCCGCCTGGGCGGCGGAGCGTCAGGGCGCCGAGGATGCGGTGGACCACTACGCTGCACGCGCGCTTCGTGCACGCCGTCGAGCTCCTGGGAGGCCATGAGA GAGCCACTCCCAAGTCAGTGCTGGAGCTGATGGATGTGAAGGATCTCACCTTGGCACATGTCAAGTCTCACTTGCAG ATGTATCGCACGATAAAGAGTACCGACAAACCCATGACTTCACCag GACAAAATGAAGGATTCGATAATGGATCAGCAGGTGAGATCTCCGACGAGAGCTTGCCAGAGGCCCTCAACACCCACAGGGCCACAGATCAAAATGGAACCAGTGCAAATTCACACAGCAGCAGCAGCTACAACAATGGTGGTCTGTGGAGCAACTCCTCAAG GGTAGGATGGCCTGCTTTCGGCACAAATAGCACCGAAAATAGAGGACAGTGCCACAAG GAAGCGGATGCATCAAAGAGCCTTGAGCTGTCGGCGGAGATGAACTTGTCGTGCATCTCCGATCAAACATCGAGTCCGCCGGTGCCGAACCTTGAGTTCACCCTAGGGAGGACACACCATTAA
- the LOC123401396 gene encoding uncharacterized protein LOC123401396, whose translation MGHVIAYGQSSYQLSSDLPSFLPQKKKNKTRCVGSWMMDPAEVPQGQGSPRVDGRRLRRFVLKGAGSVSTVLGDDNLLIEILVRLPPKPSSLPRASAVCKRWGSILSDPVFRKRFRKHHQKPPLLGFFSRHVGADSLFTPLLDPPDRTPAERFAVPQESDWDFMGCRHGLAVLISQPRREIVVWEPLTGQQRHVPFPKGLDNYAKCLYWHSTLLCVDAEDGHVHGDCFSSPFKLVLICACRTRAFGVVYDSASGFWGNIISIVTTGPMLSRPGVLIGSAVYWLIQEGDVLAFDIERQSLSIVKKPTDVHGSHFMRFQPLRTDDGALGMAVIQLSKQNIQLWASKSNSDGVVSWVLQKTVQLDERFPRSPHVNVLLMRGYDEDTNTIFLSSDSGDFTLQLETMQFTNIGRGDPWSFRIYYPYTSFYTTVRRVAAGDGGAEHVNG comes from the exons ATGGGCCATGTTATAGCTTACGGACAGTCTTCGTACCAACTCAGCTCAGATCTCCCTTCATTCTTGCCtcaaaaaaagaagaacaagacaagGTGTGTTGGTAGCTGGATGATGGATCCCGCTGAGGTTCCCCAAGGCCAAGG CTCGCCGCGTGTGGACGGCAGGAGGCTGCGGCGTTTCGTGCTCAAAGGTGCCGGCTCCGTGTCCACGGTGCTCGGCGATGACAACCTCCTGATCGAGATCCTCGTCCGTCTCCCTCCGAAGCcgtcctccctgccccgcgcgtcTGCCGTATGCAAGCGCTGGGGCAGCATCCTCTCCGACCCCGTGTTCCGCAAGCGCTTCCGCAAGCACCACCAGAAGCCTCCTCTGCTCGGCTTCTTCTCAAGGCATGTTGGCGCAGATTCACTCTTCACTCCCCTGCTAGACCCGCCGGACCGCACCCCCGCCGAGCGATTCGCCGTGCCGCAGGAATCAGACTGGGACTTCATGGGCTGCCGCCACGGCCTCGCTGTCCTGATCAGCCAGCCGCGGCGTGAGATCGTCGTGTGGGAGCCCCTAACTGGACAACAGCGCCACGTGCCTTTTCCAAAGGGGCTCGACAACTACGCCAAATGTTTGTACTGGCACAGCACTTTGCTGTGTGTTGACGCCGAAGATGGACATGTGCATGGCGATTGCTTCTCAAGTCCATTCAAATTAGTTTTGATCTGCGCCTGCCGCACCCGTGCATTTGGTGTTGTCTATGACTCGGCGTCTGGTTTTTGGGGAAATATTATCTCGATAGTGACTACAGGTCCGATGCTGTCAAGGCCCGGCGTCCTCATTGGGAGTGCAGTTTACTGGTTGATTCAAGAAGGTGATGTCCTTGCGTTTGATATTGAAAGACAGAGCCTTAGTATTGTCAAGAAGCCGACAGATGTCCATGGTTCCCACTTCATGCGTTTTCAGCCCTTAAGGACAGATGATGGCGCCCTTGGCATGGCTGTTATTcaactgtcaaaacagaacattcAGTTATGGGCAAGCAAATCTAACTCTGATGGTGTTGTCTCATGGGTGCTACAGAAAACGGTTCAACTGGACGAGCGTTTTCCACGATCCCCGCACGTGAACGTACTGCTCATGCGAGGGTATGACGAGGACACAAATACCATCTTTCTTTCTTCGGATTCAGGTGACTTCACGCTGCAGCTTGAGACGATGCAGTTCACAAATATTGGTAGAGGAGATCCTTGGAGTTTCAGAATATATTATCCCTATACCAGTTTCTATACTACAG TCAGGCGCGTTGCTGCTGGAGATGGTGGAGCTGAACATGTGAACGGGTGA